Within Amycolatopsis sp. FDAARGOS 1241, the genomic segment TGGGGCCAGGAAAGCGGAAAATGATCGAAATGTCCGCTACGCGAATAACGCTCACATCATCTGGTGAACCGGAGAATTAGAACAATCGATCATTTTCACGCAAACCGGTCTAATCTCGACGGTCCGTCCCAGCCCTGACCGGTGACTTCGGACCACTTCCCGTCACCGGCAGTGAACGCTCCCTGTTTCATGAGCCCCGTCACACCCGATAGGGTGAATTCACGCTTTTTCGGCCGCCGCGAGCATCGCAGTGGTGATCACGGCCAGGTCGGCGTCGTCCGTGACGTACGGCGGCATCGCGTACACGAGGTCGCGGAACGGCCGCAACCACGCGCCCTCGGCCGTCACGACGTCGGTGGCCACGCCCAGGTCCACCTCGTGGTCGAGCTGCAGCACGCCGATCGCGCCCAGGACCCGGACGTCGCGCACGCGCGGCAGGTCCCACGCCGGCGCCAGACCACGCCGCAGCCCCGCCTCGAGGCGGGCGACGTCGGCGCGCCAGCGACCTTCGGCGAGCAGGCCGAGCGACGCGTTCGCGACGGCGGAGGCGAGCGGGTTGCCCATGAACGTCGGTCCGTGTGCCAGGACGGGCAGGTCGCCGTGCGAGATGCCGTCGGCGATCTCGGGTGTGCACAGCGCCGCGGCCATCGTGAGGTAACCGCCGGTGAGCGCCTTGCCGAGGCACAGCACGTCGGGCGTCACCCCGGCGTGCTCGGCCGCGAAAATCCGCCCGGTGCGGCCGAAGCCGGTCGCGATCTCGTCGAACACCAGCAGCACGTCGTGCTCACGCGTCAGCTCGCGCAGCGCCCGCAGGTAACCGGGGTGGTGGAAGCGCATGCCGCCGGCGCCCTGCACCACGGGTTCCACGACCACCGCGGCCAGCTCGGGCGCGTGCCGCTCCAGCGCCCCCGCCAGTGTGCCCACATAGGACTGGTCGACCGGCTCGCCGAACCCGCTCGGCGGCTGTGGCACGAACACCTGCTCCGGCAGGACCCCGCGCCACAGCGAATGCATGCCACCGTCGGGGTCGCAGATGCTCATCGGCGTGAACGTGTCGCCGTGGTAGCCGCCGCGCCACGTCAGCAGCCGCCGCTTGCGCGGCAACCCGCGCGAACGCTGGTACTGCAAGCACATCTTCACCGCGACCTCGACCGACACCGAACCGGAGTCACACAGGAACACGTGCTCGAGCCCCTCGGGGGTCAAGTCCACCAACGACTTCGCCAGCGTCACGGCCGGTTCGTGCGTGAGACCGCCGAACATCACGTGGCTCATCCGCCCGGCCTGCTCGGTGAGGGCGGCGTCGAGCACCGGGTGCCGGTACCCGTGCACCGCCGCCCACCACGACGACATGCCGTCGACGAGCTCGCGGCCGTCGGCGAGCTTCAGCCGCACCCCGCTCGCCTCGGCCACGACCAGCGGCGCCACCCGGCCCGGCATGGGCGCGTACGGGTGCCACACGTGCGCGGCATCGAGGGCGAGCAGGTCGTCGGCGCTGGTCTCCACGAGCCGACCTTACGTCGGGCGCAGCATGGGCCGCTCAACCCCTCAGGCGAGCACGACCGGCAGCTTCTGCAGTCCGTGGACGAGCGTGCTGGTGCGGTAGGTCAGCTCCTCCTCCGGCACGGCGAGCTTCAGGTTCGGGAACCGCGCGAGCAGCCCGTTGAGCGCGACCTCCGCCTCCAGCCGCGCGAGCGGTGCGCCCACGCAGTAGTGGATGCCGTGCCCGAACGCCAGGTGGCCGCCGGCCGCGCGCGTCACGTCCAGGTCCGCCGGGTCGGGGAAGCGCTGCTCGTCGCGGTTGGCGGCCAGCAGGGACACCTGCACGAACTCGCCGGCGGGGATCGTGTCGTCGCCGATCTCGACGTCCTCGACGGTGTAGCGCAGGGTCGCGATGTTGATGGGCCCGTCGAAGCGCAGGAACTCCTCGACGGCACCGGGCATCAGCGCCGGGTCGGCCGCCAGCTTGGCGCGCTGCTCGGGCGCGCGCAGCAGCGCCAGCGTCGCGTTGCCGATCAGGTTCACGGTGGTCTCGTGGCCCGCGACGAGCAGCAGGAACGCCATCGACACGAGCTCTTCCTCGCTCAGCGAATCGCCCTCGTCGGTGGCGAGCACGAGGCCGGACAGCAGGTCGTCACCCGGTTCGGCGCGCTTCTGCGCGACCAGACCCACGAGGTAGGTGTGCATCGCGATAACCGCGGCCTGGACGTCCTCGATCGCGCCGGCGCCGAGCATCGTGTTGGACCAGCCCGAGAACTCGCCGCGGTCCTCCTCGCGCACGCCGAGCAGCTCGCAGATCACGGTGATCGGCAGCGGCCCCGCGAACGCGGCCATCACGTCGGCCTGCTCCTGCTCGGCCATCGCGTCGAGCAGTTCCGTGGCGATCTCTTCGATCCGCGGCCGCAGCCCGGCGATCGCGCGCGAGGTGAAGGCCTTGTTCACGAGTTTGCGCAGCCGCGTGTGGTCCGGCGGATCGGTGTTGAGCATGTGCGCGCCGAGCAGCTGCCCGAAGTTGCGGTTGATGTTCTCGGGGCCGACCTTCTTCGCCATCAGGTCGTACGCACCTCGGTTGTCCTTGCTCAGCCGCGGATCGCTCAGCAGCGACCGCGCTACTTCGTATCCCGTCACCAGGTACGACGGCGTGCCGCGCGGCATGCGGATCGGGCACACAGCCCCGTGTTGACGCAGGTTGTGCAGCGTTTCGTGCGTGTGCTGCAGGAAGCCTTCGTCGATCACGGGCATTTCTTCGGCAGACGCTGAATCGTCCACTGTCGTTTCGCCCCCAAGGTCTGGCCGGATCCGTCGTACTCCCAAGTATGCCCACGGCCCGGTGTGCTCCGTGTGGCGCGCGCGGCAGGATGGGTTTCCGTGCGCTACCGACCCATTTCCCCTGCCGCCCTGGCCGCCGAGCTGACCGACCGCGTCGCTGCGCTGCCGAACCGCCGCCTCGCGGTCGCGGTGGACGGCGCGGACGCGGCGACGGACACCAGCGGCCTCGCCGACGCCCTCGTCGCCCCGCTGCGACTGCTGGGCCGCGCGACGGTGCGGGTGTCCGCCCGCGGTTTCCTGCGCCCGGCGTCACTGCGGTTCGAGCACGGCAAGCAGAACCCCGACGCGAGGTACACCGACTGGCTCGATCTGGGCGGGCTGCGTCGCGAAGTCCTCGACCCGCTGACCGCCGGCGGCACCGGCGAAGTGCTGCCCGCGCTGTGGGACACGACTCGCGACCGCGCCACGCGGCTGGCCCGGGTGCCCGTGCCGGAAAGCGGTGTGGTGCTCGTCAACGGCGAATTCCTGCTGGGCGCCGGGCTCGCGTTCGACCTCGTGGTGCACCTGTGGCTCTCACCCGCCGCGCTGCACCGCCGGCTGCCGGCCGACGACGCCTGGGCGCTGCCCGCGTACGAGCGCTACGAAGCGGAGGTCGACCCGAGCTCGCTGGCCGACGTCGTCGTGCGCGTCGACGACCCGCGCCACCCGGCGGTGTACGAACCCGAAGGCTGATCAGCGGACGGCGGCCACGGGATCGCCGTCGAGAAGGCCGGCGAGCCGTTCGGCCATCTTGTCCCACCGCCAGTTCTCGGTGACCCACGCGCGGCCCGCCTCG encodes:
- a CDS encoding adenosylmethionine--8-amino-7-oxononanoate transaminase, which codes for MPGRVAPLVVAEASGVRLKLADGRELVDGMSSWWAAVHGYRHPVLDAALTEQAGRMSHVMFGGLTHEPAVTLAKSLVDLTPEGLEHVFLCDSGSVSVEVAVKMCLQYQRSRGLPRKRRLLTWRGGYHGDTFTPMSICDPDGGMHSLWRGVLPEQVFVPQPPSGFGEPVDQSYVGTLAGALERHAPELAAVVVEPVVQGAGGMRFHHPGYLRALRELTREHDVLLVFDEIATGFGRTGRIFAAEHAGVTPDVLCLGKALTGGYLTMAAALCTPEIADGISHGDLPVLAHGPTFMGNPLASAVANASLGLLAEGRWRADVARLEAGLRRGLAPAWDLPRVRDVRVLGAIGVLQLDHEVDLGVATDVVTAEGAWLRPFRDLVYAMPPYVTDDADLAVITTAMLAAAEKA
- a CDS encoding cytochrome P450 — its product is MPVIDEGFLQHTHETLHNLRQHGAVCPIRMPRGTPSYLVTGYEVARSLLSDPRLSKDNRGAYDLMAKKVGPENINRNFGQLLGAHMLNTDPPDHTRLRKLVNKAFTSRAIAGLRPRIEEIATELLDAMAEQEQADVMAAFAGPLPITVICELLGVREEDRGEFSGWSNTMLGAGAIEDVQAAVIAMHTYLVGLVAQKRAEPGDDLLSGLVLATDEGDSLSEEELVSMAFLLLVAGHETTVNLIGNATLALLRAPEQRAKLAADPALMPGAVEEFLRFDGPINIATLRYTVEDVEIGDDTIPAGEFVQVSLLAANRDEQRFPDPADLDVTRAAGGHLAFGHGIHYCVGAPLARLEAEVALNGLLARFPNLKLAVPEEELTYRTSTLVHGLQKLPVVLA
- a CDS encoding uridine kinase, which gives rise to MRYRPISPAALAAELTDRVAALPNRRLAVAVDGADAATDTSGLADALVAPLRLLGRATVRVSARGFLRPASLRFEHGKQNPDARYTDWLDLGGLRREVLDPLTAGGTGEVLPALWDTTRDRATRLARVPVPESGVVLVNGEFLLGAGLAFDLVVHLWLSPAALHRRLPADDAWALPAYERYEAEVDPSSLADVVVRVDDPRHPAVYEPEG